From Bacteroidota bacterium, one genomic window encodes:
- a CDS encoding radical SAM protein, giving the protein MKARVEPQGLHYYCRKSGTHILLDEVKTKPSAYSIAPRTVSVAITDECDFTCSYCYVNLKDRYLKKEDIISYCKHFDKLGTFDIAFGGGEPTLHPDLIEICKTIWKETQLGISITTHGHNLSEDFISKLKDYISFIRVSIDGIEPIYSQLRKSPSTTCCRN; this is encoded by the coding sequence ATGAAAGCAAGAGTTGAACCACAGGGACTTCATTACTACTGTCGAAAAAGTGGAACACACATACTTTTAGATGAGGTTAAAACAAAACCGTCAGCTTATAGTATTGCACCTAGGACAGTCAGCGTAGCCATTACAGACGAGTGTGATTTCACTTGTTCATATTGCTATGTTAATCTTAAAGACCGTTATCTAAAAAAAGAAGATATAATTTCCTATTGCAAACATTTTGATAAACTGGGGACTTTCGACATTGCCTTTGGAGGTGGCGAACCGACTTTACATCCAGACTTAATTGAAATCTGCAAAACAATTTGGAAAGAAACTCAATTGGGTATAAGCATAACTACTCACGGACACAACCTTAGTGAAGACTTTATTTCAAAACTCAAAGACTACATTTCATTTATTCGAGTTTCAATAGATGGCATTGAACCAATTTACAGCCAATTAAGAAAAAGCCCCTCGACAACTTGTTGCCGAAATTGA